A genome region from Synchiropus splendidus isolate RoL2022-P1 chromosome 5, RoL_Sspl_1.0, whole genome shotgun sequence includes the following:
- the kcna4 gene encoding potassium voltage-gated channel subfamily A member 1, translating to MEFAMVGADGCNSHLPYGYAQARARERERERERQSRAVAAESAEGGVVGGSSTSSSSLNSRQHQPRTASSSSSGANISSGTAWRPTSSSSSSSASSASSQPPLEPEQQHRLLRERRKQRGVGRWRRSSRSTLGGELRHSELALLGSEEDIMIEEEEEAEGGDEEEEEEEEEEEDEQSKRSSFLCTMDDGEETASITDRRPRSGYENVYSECGCCERVVINVSGLKFETQLKTLTQFPDTLLGDPDKRIRYFDPLRNEYFFDRNRPSFDAILYYYQSGGRLKRPVNVPFDIFSEEVKFYELGEEAILKFREDEGFVKEEEKALPEDEFKRQIWLLFEYPESSSPARGIAVVSVLVIVISIVIFCLETLPEFRDEKEYLQPRHNSSLPDHGFTPFNDPFFIVETVCIIWFSFEIIVRFFASPSKTAFFKNIMNTIDIVSILPYFITLGTDLAQHQGNGQQAMSFAILRIIRLVRVFRIFKLSRHSKGLQILGHTLRASMRELALLIFFLVIGVILFSSAVYFAEADEPSSQFTSIPDAFWWAVVTMTTVGYGDMKPITVGGKIVGSLCAIAGVLTIALPVPVIVSNFNYFYHRETDNEDQAPVVESMPPGCPYFPDFLRKFKGSGSGSSLGDKGEYMEMEEGVTESLCGLDKSPSKGNGTDISRRNSTISKSIQTDV from the coding sequence ATGGAGTTTGCCATGGTGGGAGCGGACGGGTGCAACAGCCACCTGCCGTATGGTTACGCACAAGCCCGCGCCCGGGAGAGGGAGCGGGAGCGGGAGCGCCAGTCTCGTGCGGTGGCGGCGGAGAGCGCAGAGGGAGGCGTCGTCGGAGGCTCGTCCACCTCTTCATCCAGCCTTAACAGCCGGCAGCATCAGCCTCGaaccgcctcctcctcctcctccggcgcCAACATCAGCAGCGGCACCGCTTGGCGccccacctcctcttcctcctcctcctccgcctcctccgctTCCTCACAGCCGCCACTGGAGccggagcagcagcacagactcCTCAGAGAGCGGAGGAAGCAGCGCGGCGTCGGGCGctggagacgcagcagcaggtCGACCCTCGGCGGGGAGCTGCGCCACTCGGAGCTGGCTCTGCTCGGATCTGAGGAGGACATCATgatagaggaagaggaggaggcggaggggggcgacgaagaggaggaggaggaggaggaggaggaggaagacgagcaGAGTAAAAGGTCTAGCTTTTTGTGCACCATGGATGATGGGGAGGAGACGGCGTCCATCACGGACCGGCGGCCGCGCTCCGGCTACGAGAACGTCTACAGCGAGTGCGGCTGCTGCGAGAGAGTGGTCATCAACGTGTCCGGACTGAAGTTTGAAACTCAACTCAAAACTCTCACGCAGTTCCCGGACACTCTGCTGGGAGACCCGGATAAGAGAATCAGGTACTTTGACCCGCTGCGGAACGAATACTTCTTCGATCGGAACCGGCCCAGCTTTGACGCCATTCTTTACTACTACCAGTCCGGCGGGCGCTTGAAAAGACCCGTCAACGTCCCGTTTGACATCTTCTCCGAGGAGGTCAAGTTTTATGAGCTCGGGGAGGAGGCCATTCTGAAGTTCAGAGAGGATGAGGGCTtcgtgaaggaggaggagaaagcgcTACCTGAAGACGAGTTCAAGCGACAAATCTGGCTGCTCTTCGAGTACCCAGAGAGCTCCAGTCCCGCCAGGGGCATCGCCGTGGTCTCGGTCCTGGTGATAGTCATCTCCATTGTGATCTTCTGTCTGGAGACGCTGCCGGAGTTCAGGGATGAGAAGGAATATCTCCAGCCGAGGCACAACTCCTCGCTGCCCGACCACGGGTTCACCCCCTTCAACGACCCCTTCTTCATCGTAGAGACGGTCTGCATCATCTGGTTCTCCTTTGAGATCATAGTCCGCTTCTTTGCGAGTCCCAGTAAGACTGCTTTCTTCAAAAATATCATGAACACAATAGACATCGTCTCCATCTTGCCTTACTTCATCACTCTTGGCACGGACCTGGCGCAGCACCAAGGCAACGGTCAGCAGGCCATGAGCTTCGCCATCCTCAGAATAATCCGCCTGGTTAGAGTGTTTCGCATCTTCAAACTGTCTCGACACTCCAAGGGACTGCAGATCCTGGGGCACACCCTGCGAGCCAGCATGCGGGAGTTGGCCCTTCTCATCTTCTTCCTGGTCATCGGGGTCATCCTCTTCTCCAGCGCCGTCTATTTCGCGGAGGCGGACGAACCATCTTCCCAGTTCACCAGCATCCCAGACGCGTTTTGGTGGGCcgtggtcaccatgacgacggtGGGATACGGAGACATGAAGCCCATCACAGTCGGGGGGAAGATAGTGGGCTCTCTCTGCGCCATTGCGGGTGTGCTGACCATCGCGCTGCCGGTGCCGGTCATCGTGTCCAACTTCAACTACTTCTACCACCGAGAGACGGACAACGAAGACCAGGCGCCGGTGGTGGAGAGCATGCCACCCGGTTGCCCTTATTTCCCGGACTTTTTAAGGAAATTTAAAGGCTCTGGCTCCGGGTCGTCGCTCGGTGACAAAGGGGAGTacatggagatggaggagggagtAACGGAATCTCTGTGTGGGCTTGATAAAAGTCCCAGTAAAGGAAATGGCACAGACATAAGCAGGAGAAACAGTACAATCTCGAAATCGATCCAGACAGACGTGTGA